A region from the Methanolacinia paynteri genome encodes:
- a CDS encoding 50S ribosomal protein L44e, with protein MKMPTKFKTYCPYCRTHEIHEVERVKKGRDLHLHWIDRQKGRRSKVGNMGKFSKVPGGDKPTKRINVRYRCTKCGKAHLRSGVKAGKFELTE; from the coding sequence ATGAAGATGCCAACAAAATTCAAGACATATTGTCCGTATTGCAGAACACACGAGATCCACGAGGTCGAAAGGGTAAAGAAGGGCCGTGACCTTCACCTTCACTGGATCGACCGCCAGAAAGGTCGCAGAAGCAAGGTCGGCAACATGGGTAAGTTCTCGAAAGTGCCCGGTGGAGACAAACCCACAAAGAGGATCAACGTGAGATACAGGTGCACAAAGTGCGGCAAGGCTCACCTCAGATCGGGAGTCAAGGCCGGTAAATTCGAACTTACGGAGTGA
- a CDS encoding 30S ribosomal protein S27e, translating into MVRVNRDNRTKFYTVKCPDCENEQVIFQRASTVVNCVVCGKVLAEPSGGNAKIKAEIIAANE; encoded by the coding sequence ATGGTCAGAGTAAACAGAGATAACAGGACAAAATTCTACACTGTCAAGTGTCCGGACTGCGAAAACGAACAGGTAATCTTCCAGAGGGCAAGCACAGTCGTAAACTGTGTTGTCTGCGGTAAGGTTCTGGCAGAGCCCAGCGGCGGCAATGCAAAGATAAAGGCAGAGATTATTGCCGCCAACGAGTAA
- a CDS encoding translation initiation factor IF-2 subunit alpha: protein MYEREWPEEGELVVCTVTSVKDFVAFVTLDEYNNNEGLIPIAEVARGWIKHIRDFVREGQKVVCKVLHVNKSRGHIDLSLKDVNDHQRKEKINEWKNEQKARKWIEFISEASGFPGDEIEKIFYREYGALFPVFEDILIDEETTLKKLDLEKKVADSLVSIANDNVKLPKVTISGTLILTSNKPDGVNVIRRALRSANPKVEEDVEIELFYVGAPKYRVKVTAPDYKSAEKAINKVAKAAIGVVERADGYGEFVRKQKSGKN, encoded by the coding sequence ATGTACGAGAGAGAGTGGCCTGAAGAAGGAGAACTTGTAGTCTGCACGGTGACGAGTGTCAAGGATTTTGTTGCATTCGTCACCCTGGATGAATACAATAACAACGAAGGCTTAATCCCGATTGCAGAAGTTGCGCGTGGCTGGATCAAACACATCCGCGACTTCGTACGGGAAGGGCAGAAGGTAGTTTGCAAAGTTCTCCATGTAAACAAAAGCCGCGGACATATCGATCTCTCACTGAAGGATGTCAACGATCACCAGCGGAAAGAAAAGATCAACGAGTGGAAAAACGAGCAGAAAGCAAGGAAATGGATAGAGTTCATATCCGAAGCAAGCGGTTTTCCCGGAGACGAGATCGAGAAGATATTCTATAGAGAATACGGTGCCTTATTCCCCGTTTTCGAGGATATCCTGATCGACGAAGAGACGACACTCAAAAAGCTCGATCTGGAAAAGAAGGTCGCCGATTCGCTGGTGTCTATTGCAAACGACAATGTTAAACTTCCCAAAGTTACAATTTCAGGTACGCTGATTCTGACATCGAACAAACCCGACGGGGTAAATGTAATTCGCAGGGCGCTCCGGAGTGCAAACCCCAAAGTGGAAGAAGATGTCGAGATCGAACTTTTCTATGTCGGTGCGCCAAAATACCGGGTAAAAGTTACTGCTCCCGATTACAAATCTGCTGAAAAAGCTATAAACAAAGTCGCCAAAGCAGCTATCGGAGTTGTCGAGAGAGCCGACGGTTACGGCGAGTTCGTCCGTAAGCAGAAGTCCGGTAAGAACTGA
- a CDS encoding RNA-protein complex protein Nop10 produces MSKRIRKCPDDGHYTLSSICPVCGKETFNAHPPRYSPQDAYGKYRREIKDD; encoded by the coding sequence ATGAGCAAGAGGATCAGAAAATGCCCCGATGACGGGCATTATACCCTTTCCTCAATATGTCCTGTATGCGGGAAGGAAACTTTTAATGCGCATCCTCCCCGGTATTCTCCTCAGGATGCCTACGGGAAATACAGGAGGGAGATAAAAGATGATTGA
- a CDS encoding proteasome assembly chaperone family protein yields MIEDISVDFFGSDSDDFSCDVMIEGLPGVGQVGKLAAEHMMEELGAEKIAEIRSIFFPPQVLVDEAGVAHLPKNEIYRYADEEIRIMFLVGDFQSGSAEGHYILTDTYLDIAEKLGIKRIYTLGGYGVGRLIQDIRVIAAVNDEKLKEEVTNAGAVFAQDEPGGGIIGASGLLLGLGAKRGMEGICLMGETSGYIVDPKSSNCLLAVLSKMLGISIDSAKLQERASEMEVFLERLKTMEQMKTEDELSYIG; encoded by the coding sequence ATGATTGAAGATATATCTGTAGATTTTTTTGGCAGCGATTCCGACGATTTTTCATGCGACGTTATGATCGAGGGGCTTCCGGGTGTGGGGCAGGTAGGGAAACTTGCGGCCGAACACATGATGGAAGAGCTTGGTGCAGAGAAGATCGCAGAGATCAGATCCATTTTTTTCCCACCCCAGGTTCTCGTCGACGAGGCAGGAGTCGCACATCTCCCGAAAAACGAGATCTACAGGTATGCCGACGAAGAAATAAGAATAATGTTTCTGGTCGGTGATTTCCAGAGCGGCTCTGCCGAAGGTCACTACATTCTTACGGATACCTATCTCGATATTGCGGAAAAACTGGGTATAAAGCGGATCTACACTCTCGGGGGATACGGCGTGGGCCGTCTCATTCAGGACATCCGTGTCATCGCGGCCGTCAATGACGAAAAACTTAAGGAAGAGGTCACAAATGCCGGGGCTGTTTTTGCACAGGACGAGCCCGGCGGAGGTATCATCGGAGCTTCGGGCCTCCTTCTCGGCCTCGGGGCAAAACGCGGAATGGAGGGTATCTGCCTGATGGGCGAGACGTCCGGCTATATCGTCGATCCGAAGAGCTCGAACTGTCTACTTGCTGTTCTTTCAAAGATGCTCGGAATAAGTATAGACTCCGCAAAACTCCAGGAGAGGGCGTCCGAGATGGAAGTCTTCCTTGAAAGGCTCAAGACGATGGAACAGATGAAGACAGAGGACGAACTGAGCTATATCGGGTGA
- a CDS encoding endonuclease Q family protein, whose amino-acid sequence MASSKNTTPENLINSCLIKGLDILGSGDALHPVWRKMWADYGPGGGKDVTVIPTTEVQAEGRVHHLILMEDFDQAQTIAEDFRPYSKNIDSDGRPHVNLDGGRIAKIVHEAGAYIGPAHAFTPWTGMYGRFDSLCECYRGEPVDFLELGLSADTSYGEQIPELSGVPFLSNSDAHSPQLHKLGREFNRLDISDRSIRSILDAVFGGKIVLNAGFFPEEGKYNRTACTRCYRQFSVSEAEGLSWRCPDDGGSIKMGVRDRAFSHSDEKARPGNRPPYMHIIPLGEIIQKTVGASSPGTKKCAGLYKSFIESLGDEISILLDIPYERLSSVDEKTAEAIIKFRNEDVVLHPGGGGKYGGFDLE is encoded by the coding sequence ATGGCTTCGTCCAAAAACACAACTCCTGAAAATCTTATTAATTCGTGCCTGATCAAAGGGCTTGACATTCTCGGTTCAGGCGATGCACTGCATCCTGTCTGGAGAAAGATGTGGGCTGATTACGGCCCCGGCGGCGGAAAGGATGTAACGGTTATCCCTACTACAGAGGTTCAGGCGGAAGGAAGGGTTCATCACCTGATCCTGATGGAGGATTTCGATCAGGCTCAGACTATCGCCGAAGATTTCAGGCCGTATTCTAAAAATATCGACTCCGACGGCAGGCCGCACGTGAATCTTGACGGCGGGAGGATCGCAAAGATCGTGCACGAAGCCGGAGCATACATAGGTCCTGCTCATGCCTTCACCCCCTGGACTGGCATGTATGGGAGATTCGATTCCCTTTGCGAATGTTACAGGGGCGAGCCGGTTGATTTTCTCGAACTCGGCCTCAGTGCGGATACGTCTTACGGGGAACAAATACCCGAACTCTCCGGAGTTCCCTTCCTCTCCAACTCCGACGCACACAGCCCGCAGCTTCATAAACTCGGGCGGGAGTTCAACAGGCTCGACATTTCCGATCGAAGCATAAGGTCGATCCTCGATGCCGTGTTCGGGGGAAAGATCGTGCTTAATGCCGGTTTCTTCCCCGAAGAGGGAAAATACAACCGGACCGCATGCACCCGCTGCTACAGGCAGTTTTCCGTTTCCGAGGCCGAGGGACTTTCATGGAGATGCCCGGATGACGGCGGGAGCATCAAGATGGGAGTCCGCGACAGGGCTTTCTCCCACAGCGATGAGAAGGCCCGGCCCGGGAACCGGCCCCCTTACATGCATATTATTCCTCTCGGGGAGATAATACAGAAGACCGTGGGTGCTTCATCTCCCGGTACAAAGAAATGTGCAGGTCTTTACAAATCTTTTATCGAAAGCCTTGGAGATGAAATTTCGATCCTGCTCGATATCCCTTATGAAAGGCTCTCTTCCGTTGATGAGAAGACGGCGGAAGCAATAATAAAATTCAGAAACGAAGATGTCGTGCTTCATCCCGGTGGTGGCGGGAAGTACGGCGGTTTTGATCTGGAGTGA